The region TGCGCGATGCGCTCCTTCAACGACTCCATGTCCTCCCGGGCGCGGCGCACGGGACCGATCCTGTCGAGCGAAGCTTCGAGCAGCTTCTCGACGCCGATCTGGACCTGCTCGACCCCGCTGCGCAGCGCGTCCTCGCCCTTGCGGATGAGGTCGTGCAGGGTCTCCGTCGGAAGCGTGGAGGCTCCGCGTCGTCCCTGCTCCGCGATGATCTGGGCCAGGACGGCCGTCGTCACGTCCGCCTCCGTCGCATTGTCGACGATGCGGACCTGCTGCCCGTCCCGGATCCACGCGACGATCTCGTCGAGCGTCGCGTACCGACTCTCCTCCGTGTCGTAGAGCTTCCGGCTTCCGTACCGCTTTACGAGTCGCACCATGGCGTCACCTCGGGGGCCCGCACATACAAGTGCCGCGCCGCGGCATCCTTGTCACTTGAGATCCGTCAAGTCATGTCAGCGACGTTACGGGCCAGGCGCTCCAGGTCGTCGAACCCGAGGGGCGGCGCGTCGCACAACGCGGCCTCGATCAGGGGGAGCTCGGAAGGCAGGAGCCCGCGCAGGCGG is a window of Candidatus Polarisedimenticolaceae bacterium DNA encoding:
- a CDS encoding polyhydroxyalkanoate synthesis regulator DNA-binding domain-containing protein — encoded protein: MVRLVKRYGSRKLYDTEESRYATLDEIVAWIRDGQQVRIVDNATEADVTTAVLAQIIAEQGRRGASTLPTETLHDLIRKGEDALRSGVEQVQIGVEKLLEASLDRIGPVRRAREDMESLKERIAQLEAALARAEAGKGPVSGGRAARAARSV